The following coding sequences are from one Fimbriimonadia bacterium window:
- a CDS encoding MoaD/ThiS family protein, protein MTKHVRVRYFAVLREERGRDVDELDTSVHTSGELYDALEAKYGFSLPRHLVGVAVNGRLVTRETVLNDGDEVVFLPPVAGG, encoded by the coding sequence GTGACCAAACATGTGCGTGTGCGCTATTTCGCGGTGCTGCGCGAGGAGCGAGGTCGAGACGTGGACGAGCTGGACACCAGTGTGCACACCTCCGGTGAGTTGTATGATGCGCTCGAGGCAAAGTACGGATTCAGTCTTCCACGGCACTTGGTAGGAGTTGCGGTGAATGGGCGTCTGGTTACTAGGGAAACCGTCCTGAACGACGGTGACGAGGTGGTGTTCTTGCCACCGGTTGCAGGGGGATAA
- the moaA gene encoding GTP 3',8-cyclase MoaA, producing the protein MSGGEGQPSGETNVALRSPLFDRFGRVHSYLRISVTDRCNFRCVYCMPAEGIEWRPREDILTFEEIVRVTRVFVRLGVDKVRLTGGEPTLRRGIEHLISALAALPGVRTLAMTTNGFRLREHAHTYREAGLTGINVSLDSLRRERFLQITRRDALDNVLAGLDAALAAGYEKVKLNTVVMAGVNEDELLDFVELARDRPLHVRFIEFMPFHNNGWSEGGVFPLARMREIIGSRYSPEPMHVEPNAVAREWRIPGFQGTIGFIASMTESFCSGCNRIRLTADGQVKSCLFSPAESNLRDVLRSGASDDELEERIRTALWLKPKEHPPMEVLSALENRSMIEIGG; encoded by the coding sequence ATGTCTGGCGGCGAGGGACAACCATCTGGGGAGACTAACGTGGCGCTGCGGTCGCCGCTGTTCGACCGCTTCGGGCGCGTGCACTCGTATCTGCGAATCTCCGTAACGGACCGATGCAACTTTCGCTGCGTGTACTGCATGCCGGCGGAGGGCATCGAGTGGCGCCCGCGCGAGGATATCCTGACATTCGAGGAGATCGTTCGGGTCACGCGCGTTTTCGTTCGGCTCGGCGTGGATAAGGTGCGCCTCACCGGCGGCGAGCCGACGCTGCGCCGAGGCATAGAGCACCTCATTTCGGCACTAGCAGCGTTGCCCGGCGTGCGCACCCTCGCGATGACCACCAACGGATTCCGGTTGCGGGAGCATGCTCACACCTATCGGGAGGCGGGCCTGACGGGGATCAACGTCAGTCTGGACTCGCTTCGACGCGAGCGCTTTCTGCAGATCACGCGACGCGACGCGCTGGATAACGTTCTCGCCGGCCTGGATGCAGCGCTGGCAGCGGGCTATGAGAAGGTGAAGCTGAACACCGTGGTGATGGCCGGCGTGAACGAAGACGAACTGCTCGACTTCGTGGAGCTGGCGCGCGACCGGCCGCTGCACGTGCGTTTCATCGAGTTCATGCCTTTTCATAACAATGGGTGGTCGGAGGGCGGCGTGTTCCCGCTGGCCCGCATGCGCGAGATCATTGGGAGCCGATACTCGCCGGAGCCCATGCACGTAGAGCCGAACGCTGTCGCTCGCGAGTGGCGCATCCCAGGGTTCCAGGGCACCATCGGCTTCATCGCTTCGATGACGGAGAGCTTCTGCTCGGGATGCAACCGGATACGACTTACCGCAGACGGCCAGGTGAAGTCGTGCCTCTTCTCGCCCGCAGAGAGCAACCTGCGAGACGTGCTGCGGTCGGGTGCGAGCGACGACGAGCTGGAGGAGCGCATCCGAACAGCGCTGTGGCTGAAGCCAAAGGAGCACCCACCGATGGAGGTGCTGTCCGCCCTGGAAAACCGTAGCATGATCGAGATCGGGGGCTAG
- a CDS encoding molybdopterin molybdotransferase MoeA encodes MISYDEALSLLAEHVRPLGAERVSLGQLLGRVIAEPVTARCDMPRFDNSAVDGYAVSGSDLPALQRGEVTLELAGTVRAGEGPRTLRPGETVQVFTGAPLPEGTAAVVMQEDVERSGDGVRLSGPVRDGQHVRRRGEEFREGDIVVPSGCRATPAVVGAVASAGWGSLVVYRLPRVGVLVTGNELVPPGETLRDSAIYDSNTPLLLALLRSVGIEEVMAARCGDDPSATRAALEKLLTECNVVITSGGVSVGAHDVVRPALRSLGVDEVFWRVAIKPGKPVFFGVTSGEDPKYVFGLPGNPLSVAVTFLTLALPALRRLEGITVRDPFTWRAQLAAPARKKVGRVEFVPCVIRGDRSLTAEPIAERGSHMLGGFSRANGMFRFPLECELLHEGEDVAVCTLPWGVLE; translated from the coding sequence GTGATATCCTATGACGAAGCACTGAGCCTGCTTGCGGAACATGTCCGCCCACTCGGTGCCGAGCGGGTGTCGCTCGGGCAACTCCTCGGCCGGGTGATTGCGGAGCCGGTGACGGCGCGGTGTGACATGCCGAGGTTCGACAACTCCGCGGTGGATGGCTATGCGGTGAGTGGGTCGGACCTGCCCGCTCTGCAGCGAGGGGAGGTGACGCTGGAGCTCGCCGGCACGGTTCGCGCAGGGGAAGGCCCTCGTACACTGCGCCCAGGTGAGACGGTGCAGGTATTCACCGGCGCGCCCCTGCCGGAGGGCACCGCCGCGGTGGTGATGCAGGAAGACGTGGAACGGAGCGGCGATGGCGTGCGGCTGTCGGGGCCCGTACGAGATGGGCAGCACGTTCGGCGGAGAGGCGAGGAGTTTCGCGAGGGAGATATCGTCGTGCCTTCGGGCTGTCGAGCGACCCCGGCAGTCGTAGGGGCTGTCGCGTCGGCTGGTTGGGGCTCACTTGTGGTGTATCGCCTACCTCGCGTCGGAGTACTGGTCACCGGGAACGAACTGGTACCACCCGGAGAGACGTTGCGTGATAGTGCGATCTACGACTCGAACACGCCGCTACTACTCGCGCTGCTCCGGTCGGTGGGCATCGAGGAGGTCATGGCCGCGCGGTGCGGAGACGATCCGAGTGCCACGCGTGCGGCTCTCGAGAAGTTGCTGACAGAGTGCAATGTTGTCATCACATCCGGCGGTGTGTCGGTGGGTGCGCACGATGTTGTGCGGCCTGCGCTACGCTCTCTCGGTGTGGACGAGGTGTTCTGGCGCGTAGCCATCAAGCCCGGCAAGCCCGTATTCTTCGGCGTCACCTCGGGTGAGGACCCGAAGTACGTTTTCGGACTGCCGGGGAACCCCCTGTCGGTGGCAGTGACGTTCCTCACTCTAGCACTCCCGGCACTGCGCCGTCTCGAAGGTATCACGGTGCGTGATCCGTTCACATGGCGCGCGCAACTTGCAGCACCCGCGAGGAAGAAGGTGGGGCGCGTGGAGTTCGTGCCGTGCGTGATCCGTGGCGATCGGTCGCTGACCGCTGAACCGATCGCGGAGCGCGGATCGCACATGTTGGGTGGTTTCTCACGCGCTAACGGCATGTTCCGGTTCCCGCTGGAGTGCGAACTGCTGCACGAAGGCGAAGATGTGGCAGTGTGTACGCTGCCATGGGGGGTGCTCGAGTGA